From one Gossypium hirsutum isolate 1008001.06 chromosome D08, Gossypium_hirsutum_v2.1, whole genome shotgun sequence genomic stretch:
- the LOC107911375 gene encoding bidirectional sugar transporter SWEET7 produces the protein MVSHLVNTIRNVVGITGNVIALFLFLSPVPTFIRIWKKGSVEQFSPVPYLATLINCIVWVIYGLPMVHPNSILVITINAAGTAIEVVFLTLFLIFCHDKKKRLKVLLIIMVELIFMAALATLILTVLHTTQRRSIIVGIIAILFNVMMYAAPLSVMKLVITTKSVEYMPFFLSLASFANGVAWTTYAFLPFDPFIAVPNGVGTIFSLAQLLLYATYYKSTKRIIAARKEAKMEMHLSLSDVAVANGDVDPKKTAGATP, from the exons ATGGTTTCTCACCTGGTCAACACTATACGAAATGTAGTAGGGATCACAG GGAACGTTATCGCACTCTTCCTGTTCTTGTCTCCAGT GCCAACTTTTATTCGAATTTGGAAGAAAGGATCAGTGGAGCAGTTCTCCCCAGTACCATacctagcaaccttaatcaattGCATTGTTTGGGTCATTTACGGCCTGCCAATGGTGCATCCCAACAGCATCCTTGTTATAACCATCAATGCTGCAGGGACCGCCATCGAGGTCGTCTTCCTCACCCTCTTCCTCATCTTCTGTCATGACAAGAAAAAGCGACTCAAAGTGCTACTTATCATCATGGTCGAGCTCATTTTCATGGCCGCTCTCGCCACTCTGATCCTCACTGTCCTTCACACCACTCAACGCCGATCCATAATCGTTGGAATTATAGCAATTTTGTTCAATGTCATGATGTATGCTGCGCCTTTATCCGTCATG AAACTGGTGATTACGACGAAAAGTGTGGAGTATATGCCATTTTTCCTCTCACTGGCTTCCTTTGCCAACGGTGTTGCTTGGACTACTTATGCTTTCCTCCCTTTTGACCCCTTCATTGCT GTTCCAAATGGAGTGGGCACAATATTTAGTTTAGCCCAGCTATTGTTATACGCCACATATTACAAGTCCACAAAGAGAATAATAGCAGCAAGGAAAGAGGCGAAGATGGAGATGCATCTCTCGTTGTCGGACGTGGCCGTCGCCAACGGCGATGTTGATCCCAAGAAGACCGCTGGAGCAACACCTTAA